In one window of Bombus fervidus isolate BK054 chromosome 4, iyBomFerv1, whole genome shotgun sequence DNA:
- the LOC139986634 gene encoding uncharacterized protein isoform X4, whose product MKETLSKQEVKREWEDGRAEEDSPRVATADERSVESSRSVITARRHVRTITTAGHITETVAEPEADSQHHRRSVDDQAQQCRSRSYQDEQQQQQQQHQQDQGCKLSILQIAHTEAEMQQQQQQHAARSREQSLVYMTSNGQEVRVQVSETVDPSVLTVKDTVRYETPEPERTDADRMYAGYSADGQQQQIRRDNHAIAIQAVQERRVVQSAGGNQRYSPREGGGQSSGGNGSTPVARSYHQGSSPVLVATSEEYEGGGGMTETNVGVQLDSPAPPSYSPPMGGDGGIRATSASVGHQQPGQQHQMVTGYVNTGGVSIKYETEAANVAATNAVVAAAAAAVGATVPVDGIKVSSTYTTLETVPIPPSQAVQYQQYISASETFQQAPTYSYTKPGDQVIFAYPSQLSSRVPGVESPGSAYMKGDPTLASSLGGSRGVPPLHYEQPGSPGSQVTLYGTGAGSYSYTKPNTASEYWSAAGTPSPPAFDCVPSYQNVAAISVGDAANIQLYSGGAYSVSTGSTTAPSPWPNLPLTNEDGFDGTIMTADPKECFGCGNPSTSWKRDETGRFYCQSCIYKMNGINRSSMRCGKPKQTVTTAGVRRTGVQCANCRTSNTTLWRRNNNGEPVCNACGLYYKLHNVNRPLSMKKEGIQTRKRKPKNHSGMSGNLAGPSGMHKTEIKSNLLVERVWERW is encoded by the exons ATGAAGGAGACGTTGTCGAAGCAGGAGGTTAAACGCGAATGGGAGGACGGTCGAGCGGAGGAGGATTCGCCGCGAGTTGCAACGGCGGACGAGCGATCCGTCGAGAGTTCCAGGTCGGTGATCACCGCGAGAAGGCACGTGCGAACCATCACCACGGCCGGACACATCACCGAGACCGTGGCCGAACCCGAAGCAGACTCGCAACACCATCGTCGATCGGTCGACGATCAAGCTCAGCAATGCAGATCGCGCTCGTATCAGGAcgagcaacagcaacaacaacagcaacatcAACAGGACCAAGGCTGCAAACTGAGTATCCTGCAAATTGCTCATACCGAGGCGGAGAtgcaacaacagcagcagcagcacgCCGCTCGTTCTCGCGAGCAGTCTCTCGTCTACATGACCAGCAACGGGCAAGAGGTGCGGGTGCAGGTGTCGGAAACGGTGGATCCGTCCGTGCTGACGGTGAAGGACACGGTCAG GTACGAGACGCCGGAGCCGGAGAGAACGGACGCGGATCGCATGTACGCTGGATACTCGGCGGACGGACAGCAGCAACAGATACGAAGGGACAATCACGCGATCGCGATCCAGGCGGTGCAGGAGAGACGCGTGGTTCAGTCGGCCGGTGGCAATCAGAGGTACAGTCCGCGGGAGGGAGGCGGCCAGTCGAGCGGTGGAAACGGATCGACGCCGGTCGCAAGGTCGTATCATCAGGGTTCGTCGCCGGTATTGGTCGCGACCAGCGAGGAATACGAGGGCGGCGGTGGCATGACCGAGACGAACGTCGGGGTGCAGCTCGATTCACCCGCGCCACCGTCTTACTCTCCGCCGATGGGCGGCGACGGCGGTATCCGCGCGACCTCGGCTTCCGTAGGTCACCAGCAACCGGGCCAACAGCATCAAATGGTCACGGGATACGTGAACACCGGCGGGGTGAGCATCAAGTACGAGACCGAGGCGGCGAACGTGGCCGCGACGAACGCGGTGGTGGCAGCAGCGGCTGCGGCCGTCGGTGCCACGGTCCCGGTCGACGGTATCAAGGTGTCGAGCACGTACACCACGCTCGAGACGGTGCCGATTCCCCCGTCGCAAGCCGTCCAGTATCAGCAGTACATATCCGCCAGCGAGACGTTTCAACAGGCACCGACCTACAGCTACACGAAACCCGGCGATCAAGTGATCTTCGCGTATCCGTCTCAACTGTCGTCGCGAGTGCCCGGG GTGGAGTCCCCTGGAAGCGCGTACATGAAGGGCGACCCGACGTTGGCGTCCTCGCTGGGAGGGTCGCGCGGCGTGCCGCCTCTTCACTACGAACAGCCAGGCTCGCCGGGATCTCAGGTGACGCTGTACGGGACCGGAGCCGGATCGTACTCTTACACGAAGCCAAACACCGCCAGCGAGTACTGGTCGGCCGCCGGAACTCCATCTCCGCCCGCGTTCGATTGCGTGCCGAGCTATCAGAACGTGGCGGCGATCTCCGTCGGTGACGCGGCCAACATTCAGCTGTACTCGGGAGGAGCGTACAGCGTGTCGACCGGAAGCACCACGGCTCCGTCCCCGTGGCCGAATCTGCCGTTGACCAACGAGGACGGTTTCGACGGAACCATCATGACCGCGGACCCGAAGGAGTGCTTCGGTTGCGGCAATCCATCGACCAGCTGGAAGAGAGACGAAACCGGCCGTTTCTACTGTCAGAGTTGCATCTACAAGATGAACGGAATAAACAGGTCGTCCATGAGATGCGGCAAACCCAAACAAACCGTCACCACG GCCGGTGTACGAAGGACGGGGGTTCAGTGCGCCAATTGCAGGACCAGCAACACGACCTTGTGGCGGCGGAACAACAACGGCGAGCCGGTGTGCAACGCTTGCGGCCTCTACTACAAGCTACACAAC GTGAACAGGCCACTTAGCATGAAGAAGGAGGGAATACAGACGAGGAAAAGGAAGCCGAAGAATCATTCGGGAATGAGCGGAAACTTGGCGGGACCGAGCGGCATGCACAAGACCGAGATTAAGTCTAACTTACTCG TTGAACGTGTATGGGAGCGGTGGTAG
- the LOC139986634 gene encoding uncharacterized protein isoform X1 codes for MKETLSKQEVKREWEDGRAEEDSPRVATADERSVESSRSVITARRHVRTITTAGHITETVAEPEADSQHHRRSVDDQAQQCRSRSYQDEQQQQQQQHQQDQGCKLSILQIAHTEAEMQQQQQQHAARSREQSLVYMTSNGQEVRVQVSETVDPSVLTVKDTVRYETPEPERTDADRMYAGYSADGQQQQIRRDNHAIAIQAVQERRVVQSAGGNQRYSPREGGGQSSGGNGSTPVARSYHQGSSPVLVATSEEYEGGGGMTETNVGVQLDSPAPPSYSPPMGGDGGIRATSASVGHQQPGQQHQMVTGYVNTGGVSIKYETEAANVAATNAVVAAAAAAVGATVPVDGIKVSSTYTTLETVPIPPSQAVQYQQYISASETFQQAPTYSYTKPGDQVIFAYPSQLSSRVPGVESPGSAYMKGDPTLASSLGGSRGVPPLHYEQPGSPGSQVTLYGTGAGSYSYTKPNTASEYWSAAGTPSPPAFDCVPSYQNVAAISVGDAANIQLYSGGAYSVSTGSTTAPSPWPNLPLTNEDGFDGTIMTADPKECFGCGNPSTSWKRDETGRFYCQSCIYKMNGINRSSMRCGKPKQTVTTAGVRRTGVQCANCRTSNTTLWRRNNNGEPVCNACGLYYKLHNVNRPLSMKKEGIQTRKRKPKNHSGMSGNLAGPSGMHKTEIKSNLLVDSLQLNVYGSGGSGNGGGIVADTEAKQEAENEAATGAGTDGGGSGTETGNRAENENGSGNASGGNGGSDERRPPLGTPTTGRSRHASHAHSPLALPTAAVLNRQTTLTVPPLEPIVSQTGGDLLSVITSTTAIHAERS; via the exons ATGAAGGAGACGTTGTCGAAGCAGGAGGTTAAACGCGAATGGGAGGACGGTCGAGCGGAGGAGGATTCGCCGCGAGTTGCAACGGCGGACGAGCGATCCGTCGAGAGTTCCAGGTCGGTGATCACCGCGAGAAGGCACGTGCGAACCATCACCACGGCCGGACACATCACCGAGACCGTGGCCGAACCCGAAGCAGACTCGCAACACCATCGTCGATCGGTCGACGATCAAGCTCAGCAATGCAGATCGCGCTCGTATCAGGAcgagcaacagcaacaacaacagcaacatcAACAGGACCAAGGCTGCAAACTGAGTATCCTGCAAATTGCTCATACCGAGGCGGAGAtgcaacaacagcagcagcagcacgCCGCTCGTTCTCGCGAGCAGTCTCTCGTCTACATGACCAGCAACGGGCAAGAGGTGCGGGTGCAGGTGTCGGAAACGGTGGATCCGTCCGTGCTGACGGTGAAGGACACGGTCAG GTACGAGACGCCGGAGCCGGAGAGAACGGACGCGGATCGCATGTACGCTGGATACTCGGCGGACGGACAGCAGCAACAGATACGAAGGGACAATCACGCGATCGCGATCCAGGCGGTGCAGGAGAGACGCGTGGTTCAGTCGGCCGGTGGCAATCAGAGGTACAGTCCGCGGGAGGGAGGCGGCCAGTCGAGCGGTGGAAACGGATCGACGCCGGTCGCAAGGTCGTATCATCAGGGTTCGTCGCCGGTATTGGTCGCGACCAGCGAGGAATACGAGGGCGGCGGTGGCATGACCGAGACGAACGTCGGGGTGCAGCTCGATTCACCCGCGCCACCGTCTTACTCTCCGCCGATGGGCGGCGACGGCGGTATCCGCGCGACCTCGGCTTCCGTAGGTCACCAGCAACCGGGCCAACAGCATCAAATGGTCACGGGATACGTGAACACCGGCGGGGTGAGCATCAAGTACGAGACCGAGGCGGCGAACGTGGCCGCGACGAACGCGGTGGTGGCAGCAGCGGCTGCGGCCGTCGGTGCCACGGTCCCGGTCGACGGTATCAAGGTGTCGAGCACGTACACCACGCTCGAGACGGTGCCGATTCCCCCGTCGCAAGCCGTCCAGTATCAGCAGTACATATCCGCCAGCGAGACGTTTCAACAGGCACCGACCTACAGCTACACGAAACCCGGCGATCAAGTGATCTTCGCGTATCCGTCTCAACTGTCGTCGCGAGTGCCCGGG GTGGAGTCCCCTGGAAGCGCGTACATGAAGGGCGACCCGACGTTGGCGTCCTCGCTGGGAGGGTCGCGCGGCGTGCCGCCTCTTCACTACGAACAGCCAGGCTCGCCGGGATCTCAGGTGACGCTGTACGGGACCGGAGCCGGATCGTACTCTTACACGAAGCCAAACACCGCCAGCGAGTACTGGTCGGCCGCCGGAACTCCATCTCCGCCCGCGTTCGATTGCGTGCCGAGCTATCAGAACGTGGCGGCGATCTCCGTCGGTGACGCGGCCAACATTCAGCTGTACTCGGGAGGAGCGTACAGCGTGTCGACCGGAAGCACCACGGCTCCGTCCCCGTGGCCGAATCTGCCGTTGACCAACGAGGACGGTTTCGACGGAACCATCATGACCGCGGACCCGAAGGAGTGCTTCGGTTGCGGCAATCCATCGACCAGCTGGAAGAGAGACGAAACCGGCCGTTTCTACTGTCAGAGTTGCATCTACAAGATGAACGGAATAAACAGGTCGTCCATGAGATGCGGCAAACCCAAACAAACCGTCACCACG GCCGGTGTACGAAGGACGGGGGTTCAGTGCGCCAATTGCAGGACCAGCAACACGACCTTGTGGCGGCGGAACAACAACGGCGAGCCGGTGTGCAACGCTTGCGGCCTCTACTACAAGCTACACAAC GTGAACAGGCCACTTAGCATGAAGAAGGAGGGAATACAGACGAGGAAAAGGAAGCCGAAGAATCATTCGGGAATGAGCGGAAACTTGGCGGGACCGAGCGGCATGCACAAGACCGAGATTAAGTCTAACTTACTCG TGGACTCGCTGCAGTTGAACGTGTATGGGAGCGGTGGTAGTGGTAACGGGGGTGGGATTGTGGCCGATACGGAGGCGAAGCAAGAGGCCGAGAACGAGGCAGCGACCGGGGCAGGTACAGATGGCGGTGGTTCCGGTACAGAGACCGGGAATCGGGCGGAGAACGAGAACGGAAGCGGTAACGCGTCGGGTGGGAACGGAGGATCCGACGAACGTCGTCCACCCCTAGGTACACCGACTACGGGGCGATCGAGGCACGCGAGCCACGCGCACTCGCCCCTCGCTTTACCTACCGCCGCAGTTCTCAATCGACAGACTACCCTTAC cGTGCCACCGCTAGAGCCAATCGTTAGCCAAACCGGTGGCGATCTCCTCTCGGTTATAACTTCCACCACGGCTATCCACGCCGAAAGGTCGTAA
- the LOC139986634 gene encoding uncharacterized protein isoform X2 — MKETLSKQEVKREWEDGRAEEDSPRVATADERSVESSRSVITARRHVRTITTAGHITETVAEPEADSQHHRRSVDDQAQQCRSRSYQDEQQQQQQQHQQDQGCKLSILQIAHTEAEMQQQQQQHAARSREQSLVYMTSNGQEVRVQVSETVDPSVLTVKDTVRYETPEPERTDADRMYAGYSADGQQQQIRRDNHAIAIQAVQERRVVQSAGGNQRYSPREGGGQSSGGNGSTPVARSYHQGSSPVLVATSEEYEGGGGMTETNVGVQLDSPAPPSYSPPMGGDGGIRATSASVGHQQPGQQHQMVTGYVNTGGVSIKYETEAANVAATNAVVAAAAAAVGATVPVDGIKVSSTYTTLETVPIPPSQAVQYQQYISASETFQQAPTYSYTKPGDQVIFAYPSQLSSRVPGVESPGSAYMKGDPTLASSLGGSRGVPPLHYEQPGSPGSQVTLYGTGAGSYSYTKPNTASEYWSAAGTPSPPAFDCVPSYQNVAAISVGDAANIQLYSGGAYSVSTGSTTAPSPWPNLPLTNEDGFDGTIMTADPKECFGCGNPSTSWKRDETGRFYCQSCIYKMNGINRSSMRCGKPKQTVTTAGVRRTGVQCANCRTSNTTLWRRNNNGEPVCNACGLYYKLHNVNRPLSMKKEGIQTRKRKPKNHSGMSGNLAGPSGMHKTEIKSNLLGESSRATARANR; from the exons ATGAAGGAGACGTTGTCGAAGCAGGAGGTTAAACGCGAATGGGAGGACGGTCGAGCGGAGGAGGATTCGCCGCGAGTTGCAACGGCGGACGAGCGATCCGTCGAGAGTTCCAGGTCGGTGATCACCGCGAGAAGGCACGTGCGAACCATCACCACGGCCGGACACATCACCGAGACCGTGGCCGAACCCGAAGCAGACTCGCAACACCATCGTCGATCGGTCGACGATCAAGCTCAGCAATGCAGATCGCGCTCGTATCAGGAcgagcaacagcaacaacaacagcaacatcAACAGGACCAAGGCTGCAAACTGAGTATCCTGCAAATTGCTCATACCGAGGCGGAGAtgcaacaacagcagcagcagcacgCCGCTCGTTCTCGCGAGCAGTCTCTCGTCTACATGACCAGCAACGGGCAAGAGGTGCGGGTGCAGGTGTCGGAAACGGTGGATCCGTCCGTGCTGACGGTGAAGGACACGGTCAG GTACGAGACGCCGGAGCCGGAGAGAACGGACGCGGATCGCATGTACGCTGGATACTCGGCGGACGGACAGCAGCAACAGATACGAAGGGACAATCACGCGATCGCGATCCAGGCGGTGCAGGAGAGACGCGTGGTTCAGTCGGCCGGTGGCAATCAGAGGTACAGTCCGCGGGAGGGAGGCGGCCAGTCGAGCGGTGGAAACGGATCGACGCCGGTCGCAAGGTCGTATCATCAGGGTTCGTCGCCGGTATTGGTCGCGACCAGCGAGGAATACGAGGGCGGCGGTGGCATGACCGAGACGAACGTCGGGGTGCAGCTCGATTCACCCGCGCCACCGTCTTACTCTCCGCCGATGGGCGGCGACGGCGGTATCCGCGCGACCTCGGCTTCCGTAGGTCACCAGCAACCGGGCCAACAGCATCAAATGGTCACGGGATACGTGAACACCGGCGGGGTGAGCATCAAGTACGAGACCGAGGCGGCGAACGTGGCCGCGACGAACGCGGTGGTGGCAGCAGCGGCTGCGGCCGTCGGTGCCACGGTCCCGGTCGACGGTATCAAGGTGTCGAGCACGTACACCACGCTCGAGACGGTGCCGATTCCCCCGTCGCAAGCCGTCCAGTATCAGCAGTACATATCCGCCAGCGAGACGTTTCAACAGGCACCGACCTACAGCTACACGAAACCCGGCGATCAAGTGATCTTCGCGTATCCGTCTCAACTGTCGTCGCGAGTGCCCGGG GTGGAGTCCCCTGGAAGCGCGTACATGAAGGGCGACCCGACGTTGGCGTCCTCGCTGGGAGGGTCGCGCGGCGTGCCGCCTCTTCACTACGAACAGCCAGGCTCGCCGGGATCTCAGGTGACGCTGTACGGGACCGGAGCCGGATCGTACTCTTACACGAAGCCAAACACCGCCAGCGAGTACTGGTCGGCCGCCGGAACTCCATCTCCGCCCGCGTTCGATTGCGTGCCGAGCTATCAGAACGTGGCGGCGATCTCCGTCGGTGACGCGGCCAACATTCAGCTGTACTCGGGAGGAGCGTACAGCGTGTCGACCGGAAGCACCACGGCTCCGTCCCCGTGGCCGAATCTGCCGTTGACCAACGAGGACGGTTTCGACGGAACCATCATGACCGCGGACCCGAAGGAGTGCTTCGGTTGCGGCAATCCATCGACCAGCTGGAAGAGAGACGAAACCGGCCGTTTCTACTGTCAGAGTTGCATCTACAAGATGAACGGAATAAACAGGTCGTCCATGAGATGCGGCAAACCCAAACAAACCGTCACCACG GCCGGTGTACGAAGGACGGGGGTTCAGTGCGCCAATTGCAGGACCAGCAACACGACCTTGTGGCGGCGGAACAACAACGGCGAGCCGGTGTGCAACGCTTGCGGCCTCTACTACAAGCTACACAAC GTGAACAGGCCACTTAGCATGAAGAAGGAGGGAATACAGACGAGGAAAAGGAAGCCGAAGAATCATTCGGGAATGAGCGGAAACTTGGCGGGACCGAGCGGCATGCACAAGACCGAGATTAAGTCTAACTTACTCGGTGAGTCTTCG cGTGCCACCGCTAGAGCCAATCGTTAG
- the LOC139986634 gene encoding uncharacterized protein isoform X5 produces MKETLSKQEVKREWEDGRAEEDSPRVATADERSVESSRSVITARRHVRTITTAGHITETVAEPEADSQHHRRSVDDQAQQCRSRSYQDEQQQQQQQHQQDQGCKLSILQIAHTEAEMQQQQQQHAARSREQSLVYMTSNGQEVRVQVSETVDPSVLTVKDTVRYETPEPERTDADRMYAGYSADGQQQQIRRDNHAIAIQAVQERRVVQSAGGNQRYSPREGGGQSSGGNGSTPVARSYHQGSSPVLVATSEEYEGGGGMTETNVGVQLDSPAPPSYSPPMGGDGGIRATSASVGHQQPGQQHQMVTGYVNTGGVSIKYETEAANVAATNAVVAAAAAAVGATVPVDGIKVSSTYTTLETVPIPPSQAVQYQQYISASETFQQAPTYSYTKPGDQVIFAYPSQLSSRVPGVESPGSAYMKGDPTLASSLGGSRGVPPLHYEQPGSPGSQVTLYGTGAGSYSYTKPNTASEYWSAAGTPSPPAFDCVPSYQNVAAISVGDAANIQLYSGGAYSVSTGSTTAPSPWPNLPLTNEDGFDGTIMTADPKECFGCGNPSTSWKRDETGRFYCQSCIYKMNGINRSSMRCGKPKQTVTTAGVRRTGVQCANCRTSNTTLWRRNNNGEPVCNACGLYYKLHNVNRPLSMKKEGIQTRKRKPKNHSGMSGNLAGPSGMHKTEIKSNLLACHR; encoded by the exons ATGAAGGAGACGTTGTCGAAGCAGGAGGTTAAACGCGAATGGGAGGACGGTCGAGCGGAGGAGGATTCGCCGCGAGTTGCAACGGCGGACGAGCGATCCGTCGAGAGTTCCAGGTCGGTGATCACCGCGAGAAGGCACGTGCGAACCATCACCACGGCCGGACACATCACCGAGACCGTGGCCGAACCCGAAGCAGACTCGCAACACCATCGTCGATCGGTCGACGATCAAGCTCAGCAATGCAGATCGCGCTCGTATCAGGAcgagcaacagcaacaacaacagcaacatcAACAGGACCAAGGCTGCAAACTGAGTATCCTGCAAATTGCTCATACCGAGGCGGAGAtgcaacaacagcagcagcagcacgCCGCTCGTTCTCGCGAGCAGTCTCTCGTCTACATGACCAGCAACGGGCAAGAGGTGCGGGTGCAGGTGTCGGAAACGGTGGATCCGTCCGTGCTGACGGTGAAGGACACGGTCAG GTACGAGACGCCGGAGCCGGAGAGAACGGACGCGGATCGCATGTACGCTGGATACTCGGCGGACGGACAGCAGCAACAGATACGAAGGGACAATCACGCGATCGCGATCCAGGCGGTGCAGGAGAGACGCGTGGTTCAGTCGGCCGGTGGCAATCAGAGGTACAGTCCGCGGGAGGGAGGCGGCCAGTCGAGCGGTGGAAACGGATCGACGCCGGTCGCAAGGTCGTATCATCAGGGTTCGTCGCCGGTATTGGTCGCGACCAGCGAGGAATACGAGGGCGGCGGTGGCATGACCGAGACGAACGTCGGGGTGCAGCTCGATTCACCCGCGCCACCGTCTTACTCTCCGCCGATGGGCGGCGACGGCGGTATCCGCGCGACCTCGGCTTCCGTAGGTCACCAGCAACCGGGCCAACAGCATCAAATGGTCACGGGATACGTGAACACCGGCGGGGTGAGCATCAAGTACGAGACCGAGGCGGCGAACGTGGCCGCGACGAACGCGGTGGTGGCAGCAGCGGCTGCGGCCGTCGGTGCCACGGTCCCGGTCGACGGTATCAAGGTGTCGAGCACGTACACCACGCTCGAGACGGTGCCGATTCCCCCGTCGCAAGCCGTCCAGTATCAGCAGTACATATCCGCCAGCGAGACGTTTCAACAGGCACCGACCTACAGCTACACGAAACCCGGCGATCAAGTGATCTTCGCGTATCCGTCTCAACTGTCGTCGCGAGTGCCCGGG GTGGAGTCCCCTGGAAGCGCGTACATGAAGGGCGACCCGACGTTGGCGTCCTCGCTGGGAGGGTCGCGCGGCGTGCCGCCTCTTCACTACGAACAGCCAGGCTCGCCGGGATCTCAGGTGACGCTGTACGGGACCGGAGCCGGATCGTACTCTTACACGAAGCCAAACACCGCCAGCGAGTACTGGTCGGCCGCCGGAACTCCATCTCCGCCCGCGTTCGATTGCGTGCCGAGCTATCAGAACGTGGCGGCGATCTCCGTCGGTGACGCGGCCAACATTCAGCTGTACTCGGGAGGAGCGTACAGCGTGTCGACCGGAAGCACCACGGCTCCGTCCCCGTGGCCGAATCTGCCGTTGACCAACGAGGACGGTTTCGACGGAACCATCATGACCGCGGACCCGAAGGAGTGCTTCGGTTGCGGCAATCCATCGACCAGCTGGAAGAGAGACGAAACCGGCCGTTTCTACTGTCAGAGTTGCATCTACAAGATGAACGGAATAAACAGGTCGTCCATGAGATGCGGCAAACCCAAACAAACCGTCACCACG GCCGGTGTACGAAGGACGGGGGTTCAGTGCGCCAATTGCAGGACCAGCAACACGACCTTGTGGCGGCGGAACAACAACGGCGAGCCGGTGTGCAACGCTTGCGGCCTCTACTACAAGCTACACAAC GTGAACAGGCCACTTAGCATGAAGAAGGAGGGAATACAGACGAGGAAAAGGAAGCCGAAGAATCATTCGGGAATGAGCGGAAACTTGGCGGGACCGAGCGGCATGCACAAGACCGAGATTAAGTCTAACTTACTCG cGTGCCACCGCTAG
- the LOC139986634 gene encoding uncharacterized protein isoform X3 has product MKETLSKQEVKREWEDGRAEEDSPRVATADERSVESSRSVITARRHVRTITTAGHITETVAEPEADSQHHRRSVDDQAQQCRSRSYQDEQQQQQQQHQQDQGCKLSILQIAHTEAEMQQQQQQHAARSREQSLVYMTSNGQEVRVQVSETVDPSVLTVKDTVRYETPEPERTDADRMYAGYSADGQQQQIRRDNHAIAIQAVQERRVVQSAGGNQRYSPREGGGQSSGGNGSTPVARSYHQGSSPVLVATSEEYEGGGGMTETNVGVQLDSPAPPSYSPPMGGDGGIRATSASVGHQQPGQQHQMVTGYVNTGGVSIKYETEAANVAATNAVVAAAAAAVGATVPVDGIKVSSTYTTLETVPIPPSQAVQYQQYISASETFQQAPTYSYTKPGDQVIFAYPSQLSSRVPGVESPGSAYMKGDPTLASSLGGSRGVPPLHYEQPGSPGSQVTLYGTGAGSYSYTKPNTASEYWSAAGTPSPPAFDCVPSYQNVAAISVGDAANIQLYSGGAYSVSTGSTTAPSPWPNLPLTNEDGFDGTIMTADPKECFGCGNPSTSWKRDETGRFYCQSCIYKMNGINRSSMRCGKPKQTVTTAGVRRTGVQCANCRTSNTTLWRRNNNGEPVCNACGLYYKLHNVNRPLSMKKEGIQTRKRKPKNHSGMSGNLAGPSGMHKTEIKSNLLGESSWTRCS; this is encoded by the exons ATGAAGGAGACGTTGTCGAAGCAGGAGGTTAAACGCGAATGGGAGGACGGTCGAGCGGAGGAGGATTCGCCGCGAGTTGCAACGGCGGACGAGCGATCCGTCGAGAGTTCCAGGTCGGTGATCACCGCGAGAAGGCACGTGCGAACCATCACCACGGCCGGACACATCACCGAGACCGTGGCCGAACCCGAAGCAGACTCGCAACACCATCGTCGATCGGTCGACGATCAAGCTCAGCAATGCAGATCGCGCTCGTATCAGGAcgagcaacagcaacaacaacagcaacatcAACAGGACCAAGGCTGCAAACTGAGTATCCTGCAAATTGCTCATACCGAGGCGGAGAtgcaacaacagcagcagcagcacgCCGCTCGTTCTCGCGAGCAGTCTCTCGTCTACATGACCAGCAACGGGCAAGAGGTGCGGGTGCAGGTGTCGGAAACGGTGGATCCGTCCGTGCTGACGGTGAAGGACACGGTCAG GTACGAGACGCCGGAGCCGGAGAGAACGGACGCGGATCGCATGTACGCTGGATACTCGGCGGACGGACAGCAGCAACAGATACGAAGGGACAATCACGCGATCGCGATCCAGGCGGTGCAGGAGAGACGCGTGGTTCAGTCGGCCGGTGGCAATCAGAGGTACAGTCCGCGGGAGGGAGGCGGCCAGTCGAGCGGTGGAAACGGATCGACGCCGGTCGCAAGGTCGTATCATCAGGGTTCGTCGCCGGTATTGGTCGCGACCAGCGAGGAATACGAGGGCGGCGGTGGCATGACCGAGACGAACGTCGGGGTGCAGCTCGATTCACCCGCGCCACCGTCTTACTCTCCGCCGATGGGCGGCGACGGCGGTATCCGCGCGACCTCGGCTTCCGTAGGTCACCAGCAACCGGGCCAACAGCATCAAATGGTCACGGGATACGTGAACACCGGCGGGGTGAGCATCAAGTACGAGACCGAGGCGGCGAACGTGGCCGCGACGAACGCGGTGGTGGCAGCAGCGGCTGCGGCCGTCGGTGCCACGGTCCCGGTCGACGGTATCAAGGTGTCGAGCACGTACACCACGCTCGAGACGGTGCCGATTCCCCCGTCGCAAGCCGTCCAGTATCAGCAGTACATATCCGCCAGCGAGACGTTTCAACAGGCACCGACCTACAGCTACACGAAACCCGGCGATCAAGTGATCTTCGCGTATCCGTCTCAACTGTCGTCGCGAGTGCCCGGG GTGGAGTCCCCTGGAAGCGCGTACATGAAGGGCGACCCGACGTTGGCGTCCTCGCTGGGAGGGTCGCGCGGCGTGCCGCCTCTTCACTACGAACAGCCAGGCTCGCCGGGATCTCAGGTGACGCTGTACGGGACCGGAGCCGGATCGTACTCTTACACGAAGCCAAACACCGCCAGCGAGTACTGGTCGGCCGCCGGAACTCCATCTCCGCCCGCGTTCGATTGCGTGCCGAGCTATCAGAACGTGGCGGCGATCTCCGTCGGTGACGCGGCCAACATTCAGCTGTACTCGGGAGGAGCGTACAGCGTGTCGACCGGAAGCACCACGGCTCCGTCCCCGTGGCCGAATCTGCCGTTGACCAACGAGGACGGTTTCGACGGAACCATCATGACCGCGGACCCGAAGGAGTGCTTCGGTTGCGGCAATCCATCGACCAGCTGGAAGAGAGACGAAACCGGCCGTTTCTACTGTCAGAGTTGCATCTACAAGATGAACGGAATAAACAGGTCGTCCATGAGATGCGGCAAACCCAAACAAACCGTCACCACG GCCGGTGTACGAAGGACGGGGGTTCAGTGCGCCAATTGCAGGACCAGCAACACGACCTTGTGGCGGCGGAACAACAACGGCGAGCCGGTGTGCAACGCTTGCGGCCTCTACTACAAGCTACACAAC GTGAACAGGCCACTTAGCATGAAGAAGGAGGGAATACAGACGAGGAAAAGGAAGCCGAAGAATCATTCGGGAATGAGCGGAAACTTGGCGGGACCGAGCGGCATGCACAAGACCGAGATTAAGTCTAACTTACTCGGTGAGTCTTCG TGGACTCGCTGCAGTTGA